The following proteins come from a genomic window of Rhodohalobacter sp. 614A:
- the clpP gene encoding ATP-dependent Clp endopeptidase proteolytic subunit ClpP: MSSVSQFQNNLVPMVVETTNRGERAYDIYSRLLKDRIIILGTPINDTVASSIVAQLLFLDSQDSEKDINLYINSPGGVVSAGMAIYDTMQYVKSDVATTCVGMAASMGAVLLTAGEKGKRHALPHSRVMIHQPLGGVQGQASDIEIEAQEIIRLKRELSRILADHSGQDIERIIEDSDRNKWMTSEEAQEYGLIDHVMKRDDSKEK; the protein is encoded by the coding sequence ATGAGCAGCGTTAGCCAGTTTCAAAATAACCTTGTGCCCATGGTGGTTGAGACCACGAACAGGGGAGAACGTGCTTATGATATCTATTCAAGACTTCTTAAAGATCGTATTATCATTTTGGGTACTCCCATTAATGATACCGTTGCAAGTTCAATTGTAGCTCAGTTACTTTTTCTGGATTCACAGGATTCTGAGAAAGACATCAATCTCTATATTAATAGTCCCGGCGGGGTAGTTTCTGCAGGAATGGCTATTTACGATACCATGCAATATGTAAAGAGCGATGTAGCTACAACATGTGTGGGTATGGCCGCTTCTATGGGCGCTGTTCTTCTTACTGCCGGTGAGAAAGGCAAGCGCCACGCACTTCCTCACTCGCGTGTAATGATTCACCAGCCATTAGGCGGTGTTCAGGGACAAGCCAGTGATATCGAAATTGAAGCCCAGGAGATTATCCGCCTCAAAAGAGAATTAAGCAGAATTTTGGCAGACCATTCTGGCCAGGATATCGAAAGAATTATTGAGGATTCAGACCGTAACAAATGGATGACTTCTGAAGAGGCTCAGGAGTATGGCCTGATTGACCACGTAATGAAACGTGACGACAGTAAAGAGAAGTAA
- the clpX gene encoding ATP-dependent Clp protease ATP-binding subunit ClpX — translation MSKKKDNDSVYCSFCGRSSHDVNSMVAGPDVYICNHCVEDASSIIQSDLSSLARRREKQYKPILKPVEIKNKLDEYVIGQDGAKKSLSVAVYNHYKRISSSSDIQIDDTKIEKSNIILLGPTGSGKTLLARTLANIIDVPITIADATVLTEAGYVGEDVESMLSNLLQAADYDVERARKGIVYIDEIDKVARKSDNPSITRDVSGEGVQQALLKILEGTTANIPPKGGRKHPEQSFIQLDTSDILFICGGAFSGLEEVIARRLSTSAMGFHSQDQVKFDKDDPRIFTNVEPEDLQKFGLIPELIGRLPIICGLEELSDDAMIEILLKPKNAITKQYKKLFAMEDVELEFEDDALQAIVEKARERKTGARGLRSILEEAMLEIMFVIPSMKNVKRCIITRETVEKKAPPVYEKHKATA, via the coding sequence ATGAGTAAAAAGAAAGATAACGATTCGGTCTATTGCTCTTTTTGCGGGCGATCCAGCCATGACGTAAACTCAATGGTTGCCGGACCAGACGTATACATCTGTAACCACTGTGTGGAAGATGCATCCAGCATTATTCAAAGTGATTTGTCTTCACTCGCACGTCGGCGGGAAAAACAGTACAAACCGATCCTGAAACCGGTTGAGATAAAGAACAAACTCGATGAATATGTTATTGGTCAGGACGGGGCAAAAAAATCACTTTCAGTAGCTGTTTATAACCATTACAAAAGAATTTCCAGCAGCTCGGATATTCAGATCGACGATACTAAAATTGAGAAGAGTAATATTATCCTTTTGGGGCCAACCGGAAGTGGAAAAACTCTTCTTGCGCGTACACTAGCAAACATCATTGATGTACCTATTACCATTGCAGATGCCACTGTACTTACTGAGGCCGGTTATGTGGGTGAGGATGTAGAGAGTATGCTCAGCAATTTATTGCAAGCCGCCGATTATGATGTTGAGCGGGCTCGCAAAGGAATTGTCTATATTGATGAAATTGATAAAGTAGCGCGTAAAAGTGATAATCCATCTATTACGCGGGATGTTTCCGGCGAGGGTGTACAACAGGCTTTGTTAAAAATCCTGGAAGGCACAACAGCCAATATTCCTCCAAAAGGTGGAAGAAAGCATCCTGAACAGAGTTTTATCCAGCTTGATACTTCGGATATTCTTTTTATTTGCGGTGGCGCTTTCAGCGGGCTTGAAGAAGTAATCGCCCGCAGACTTTCTACAAGTGCTATGGGTTTCCATTCACAGGATCAGGTGAAGTTTGACAAAGACGATCCCAGAATTTTTACCAATGTAGAACCCGAAGATCTTCAAAAATTTGGGTTGATTCCGGAACTGATCGGTCGTTTGCCAATCATTTGTGGACTCGAAGAGCTTTCTGATGATGCAATGATTGAAATTCTGCTTAAGCCAAAAAATGCAATTACAAAACAGTACAAAAAACTGTTTGCCATGGAAGATGTTGAGCTTGAGTTTGAAGATGATGCACTTCAGGCAATTGTCGAAAAGGCAAGGGAACGAAAAACCGGTGCCAGAGGCTTGCGCTCAATCCTTGAGGAAGCCATGCTGGAAATTATGTTTGTGATTCCATCGATGAAGAATGTAAAACGGTGTATTATTACGCGCGAAACCGTTGAGAAAAAAGCACCTCCCGTCTACGAAAAACATAAGGCAACAGCTTAA
- a CDS encoding sensor histidine kinase has translation MNTLFQSSRIKIILVSLLVLLAGASFIYNQILINRIMDQERKSIELWAKAFEFNYDPVHLEVSTTLNRVADMLSMYPNVPDSLARMIRSAESARTTEDFVTQELIRQPDLFNIPVIVMDESGFVVWYRFIEDENADIQALAERFAEFQDPITITFGEENQMQNQYIYYGESPMIRYLRFFPYVQFGILALLLGIGYITYKSITRSEQSNLWVGMTKEAAHQLGTPLSSIYGWLQLLKDKNHEDEETLSIAYEIEDDVSRLKGIAERFNKIGSQPELKLLHPEPIIDDVISYMKRRLPQLGKAIEVRKSIRTDVKAHINPELFQWAIENLIKNAMDAIKETVAGAYVSISVKKDGGQMIIDVEDSGSGIDRKYQKEIFKPGYSTKKRGWGLGLSLTKRIIEEYHKGRVFVYTSEVNKGTVIRITLPI, from the coding sequence ATGAACACACTATTTCAATCCAGCCGGATTAAGATTATTCTCGTCTCCCTTCTGGTTCTTCTGGCAGGTGCTTCCTTTATTTACAACCAAATTCTGATCAACAGAATCATGGATCAGGAGAGAAAGAGTATAGAGCTATGGGCAAAAGCTTTTGAATTCAACTACGACCCGGTACATCTCGAGGTTAGTACAACGTTGAACCGGGTGGCAGATATGCTCAGCATGTATCCAAATGTACCGGACAGTTTGGCAAGAATGATTCGGTCGGCAGAGTCAGCCAGAACTACGGAAGACTTTGTTACACAAGAGTTAATTCGCCAACCTGATCTCTTTAATATTCCGGTTATTGTGATGGATGAATCCGGATTTGTTGTTTGGTATCGGTTTATTGAAGATGAGAATGCCGACATACAAGCCCTGGCCGAACGGTTTGCTGAATTCCAGGACCCGATTACCATTACATTCGGAGAAGAGAATCAGATGCAAAACCAATACATTTATTATGGAGAGAGCCCAATGATTCGGTACTTACGATTTTTTCCGTACGTACAGTTTGGAATTTTAGCTCTCCTTTTGGGCATCGGTTATATAACGTATAAAAGTATTACGCGTTCAGAACAGTCGAACCTTTGGGTTGGTATGACCAAAGAAGCTGCTCATCAGCTGGGAACGCCGCTTTCCAGTATTTATGGCTGGCTTCAACTCCTGAAAGATAAAAATCACGAAGACGAAGAAACACTCTCCATTGCCTATGAGATTGAAGATGATGTTTCGCGGTTGAAAGGAATTGCGGAGCGGTTTAATAAAATTGGTTCACAACCGGAACTAAAACTGCTGCATCCGGAGCCTATTATTGATGATGTGATATCTTATATGAAACGTCGCCTCCCTCAACTTGGAAAAGCCATTGAAGTTCGGAAATCCATACGAACAGATGTTAAAGCCCATATTAATCCCGAACTATTTCAGTGGGCGATTGAGAACCTGATCAAAAATGCGATGGATGCCATCAAAGAGACAGTGGCCGGGGCTTACGTTTCCATTTCCGTAAAGAAAGACGGCGGACAAATGATTATCGACGTGGAAGATTCGGGTTCAGGTATTGACAGAAAATACCAAAAAGAGATTTTCAAACCGGGCTACAGCACCAAGAAAAGAGGTTGGGGATTAGGTTTAAGCCTCACCAAACGAATCATTGAAGAGTACCACAAGGGAAGGGTTTTTGTATACACATCAGAGGTAAACAAAGGTACCGTAATTCGTATTACCCTTCCGATTTAG
- a CDS encoding sigma-70 family RNA polymerase sigma factor, translating to MAELTKKEVKKQKDFNEEIIPHLDALYNFGLRLTSDPNDAEDLVQDTIVKAYRFFSSYEKGTNAKAWLFRILKNSYINNYRKKSKKPQEVDYDEVATFYETIRAERTETSDLEDKMFRELIDDELSQALDNIPEDFRTVVLLCDVEDFTYEEIANMLDVPIGTIRSRLHRGRNLLKAELMDYATKRGYAD from the coding sequence ATGGCAGAACTCACAAAAAAAGAAGTAAAAAAACAGAAAGATTTTAACGAAGAGATCATTCCTCACCTGGATGCATTATATAACTTTGGGTTGAGATTGACCTCAGATCCGAACGATGCGGAAGACCTCGTTCAAGACACCATTGTGAAAGCTTATCGTTTCTTCAGTAGTTACGAAAAAGGCACCAATGCCAAGGCATGGTTGTTTAGAATTCTGAAGAATTCTTACATCAACAATTACAGAAAGAAATCCAAAAAGCCACAAGAAGTGGACTATGATGAAGTGGCTACTTTCTACGAAACAATCCGTGCTGAAAGGACAGAAACATCTGATCTCGAAGATAAAATGTTCCGGGAGTTAATTGACGATGAGCTCTCTCAGGCACTTGATAATATTCCGGAAGATTTCCGAACGGTTGTACTGCTCTGTGATGTAGAAGACTTCACTTACGAAGAAATTGCAAACATGCTGGATGTGCCCATCGGAACTATTCGGTCTCGGCTACACCGGGGAAGAAATCTGCTGAAAGCTGAATTGATGGATTATGCCACAAAGCGAGGTTATGCAGACTAA
- a CDS encoding CPBP family glutamic-type intramembrane protease: protein MRQTSTSYLEQTRGILYSYLISVPLLIAYEILILVSQPPEQAVRISIDVWFKSIFQSLGVNAISATLIVAAVIGAIILYIKRADLSHLKKKYFLSMILESAVYAVLVTIVIIGLLETILTMKVYNTVEALNKVQLFALSLGAGLYEELFFRVILVGGLSYVLMNFFSKRGVAYAIAALIAALIFSGVHYVGQFGDSFTVGSFLFRFLFGLALNVIYVTRGFGIAAWTHALYDIFVISQM from the coding sequence TTGCGCCAAACTTCAACATCATACCTGGAACAGACCCGGGGGATTTTATACAGCTATTTGATTTCGGTACCGTTACTGATAGCGTATGAAATTCTTATTCTGGTTTCGCAGCCTCCCGAACAGGCTGTACGAATTTCCATTGATGTCTGGTTTAAATCCATTTTTCAATCACTGGGAGTAAATGCCATCTCAGCTACTCTCATTGTAGCTGCCGTGATAGGGGCCATTATTCTCTACATAAAACGGGCAGATCTTTCTCATCTAAAAAAGAAATACTTCTTGTCGATGATCCTTGAATCGGCAGTTTATGCAGTATTGGTAACCATTGTGATTATTGGTCTGCTGGAAACAATTCTGACAATGAAAGTATACAATACAGTAGAGGCGCTGAATAAAGTTCAACTTTTCGCCTTGTCGTTAGGAGCCGGGCTTTACGAAGAATTATTTTTCAGAGTTATCCTGGTTGGAGGTTTATCATATGTCTTGATGAATTTTTTTTCGAAGAGAGGAGTAGCTTATGCAATCGCGGCACTCATTGCGGCCCTTATATTTAGCGGCGTTCATTATGTAGGCCAATTTGGAGATTCCTTTACAGTGGGATCTTTTTTGTTCAGGTTTTTATTTGGCTTAGCTCTAAATGTTATTTATGTTACACGTGGTTTTGGGATTGCGGCGTGGACACATGCACTTTACGACATTTTTGTAATTTCACAAATGTAA
- a CDS encoding LysM peptidoglycan-binding domain-containing protein, whose translation MMIPLYKKFVLISLIALVFSFGLVFSGYAQQTNQKHIVKQGETLFSISRTYGVTVGELKEWNNLESNSLRLGQVLVIVPQSNDESILHEVKPGDSLFGISRQYNVTIAEIQEWNNFEGTSLEAGTELVIYPQSAEAEQPSIDDLEQMDQAERTSIVERYSESAAESENYTVKSGDTLYGIARQHDMTVNELRQINNLQDDMLRVGQRITVRKIQTAPSIAEGAEDSTPQGKFSTYRVQRNENSSRVLDKFNMTRSEFEALNPGMNADNISSGQQITVLLPPTRNFNNPYRPDANLENLGTVPVMSYGENDRANPTTSGELYNPQQLTAAHSNMALGNIIFIENPSNGRGVFVRVNDRHSGDGLKLSQKAFQMLGFSSIEQPEVTIYLDN comes from the coding sequence ATGATGATTCCACTTTATAAAAAATTCGTACTTATCTCACTGATTGCGCTGGTTTTCTCTTTTGGATTGGTTTTCTCAGGTTATGCTCAACAAACCAATCAGAAACACATTGTAAAACAGGGAGAAACGCTGTTTAGCATCTCCCGAACTTACGGCGTAACGGTTGGCGAATTGAAAGAGTGGAATAATCTTGAATCGAACTCCCTTCGTCTCGGCCAGGTGCTGGTAATTGTTCCGCAATCTAATGACGAAAGCATTTTACATGAAGTAAAACCGGGAGATTCTCTTTTTGGAATTTCAAGACAATACAATGTAACGATCGCTGAGATACAGGAGTGGAATAACTTTGAAGGCACCAGCCTCGAAGCCGGAACCGAATTGGTTATCTACCCGCAAAGTGCTGAAGCAGAACAGCCATCAATTGATGATCTTGAACAGATGGATCAGGCAGAGCGAACATCCATTGTTGAACGCTATTCGGAATCGGCAGCCGAGAGTGAAAATTATACTGTTAAAAGCGGTGACACCCTTTACGGAATTGCCCGCCAGCACGATATGACCGTTAACGAACTTCGGCAGATCAACAATCTTCAGGATGATATGCTTCGGGTGGGTCAACGAATCACCGTTCGAAAAATCCAGACGGCACCTTCAATTGCTGAAGGAGCTGAAGATTCAACCCCCCAGGGGAAATTTTCTACATACAGAGTTCAGCGTAACGAGAATAGTTCCAGAGTACTGGACAAGTTCAATATGACCCGAAGTGAATTTGAAGCTTTAAATCCCGGCATGAATGCTGATAATATTTCGTCCGGCCAGCAAATCACCGTACTTCTTCCACCTACAAGAAACTTCAACAACCCTTATCGCCCGGATGCCAACCTTGAAAATCTGGGAACGGTACCGGTTATGAGTTATGGAGAGAATGACAGGGCGAACCCCACAACCAGCGGAGAACTGTATAACCCTCAACAACTTACTGCTGCCCATTCCAACATGGCTCTCGGCAATATTATTTTTATAGAAAACCCATCCAACGGCCGCGGAGTTTTCGTACGTGTAAATGACAGACATTCGGGTGACGGCCTGAAACTGTCGCAAAAGGCTTTTCAAATGCTAGGTTTTTCAAGCATCGAACAGCCCGAAGTTACCATTTATCTCGATAATTAA
- a CDS encoding tetratricopeptide repeat protein, with protein sequence MKNNNQKIRELAESLKKNPDDSFTKFALALELLKKDDVTKAKVLFESVLEQDPDYLGVYYHLGKLYERQSRFEEAKKLFTDGYKVAKEQQNERTALELKDALESLNFESNDDSTL encoded by the coding sequence ATGAAGAATAACAACCAGAAAATCCGCGAACTGGCTGAATCACTTAAAAAAAATCCTGACGATTCATTCACAAAATTTGCCCTTGCACTGGAACTGTTAAAAAAAGATGACGTAACAAAAGCGAAAGTGCTCTTTGAATCCGTTTTAGAACAAGATCCGGATTATCTGGGCGTTTATTATCATCTCGGCAAACTGTATGAGCGGCAGAGCCGGTTCGAAGAAGCCAAAAAGTTATTCACTGATGGTTATAAAGTTGCTAAAGAACAACAAAATGAACGAACGGCTCTTGAATTAAAAGATGCTCTTGAATCTCTAAATTTTGAATCAAATGATGATTCCACTTTATAA
- the aroC gene encoding chorismate synthase: MFRYFTAGESHGPGLTGIVEGVPAGLELTEDYIEQHLIRRQKGYGRGGRMAFEKDHANIQSGVRFSKTTGAPIAFLMTNRAYEKDDSNWPIVMAKDGERGDIERITLPRPGHADLVGVQKYKFDDIRPVIERSSARETAMRVACCSVARKFLKELGIEIGGHVIHLGSIGYENWNAVRTIADPLADQGAESIYKEADESDVRCLDPELSDQMREEIKVKRKEGTSLGGIYEIIVTGLPAGLGSYVHWDRKLDGLLAQAIMSTQAMKGVEIGLGFDAGKTHGHNVHDEIIHENGSFKRRTNRLGGIEGGMTTGMPIILRGVMKPIPTMIKPLKTADLDTKEEQDTRYERSDVCALPRAVVVAESVIAPVLANAILEKFGGDSMEEILERYHHEE, from the coding sequence ATGTTTCGATATTTTACAGCAGGCGAATCCCATGGACCGGGACTTACAGGAATTGTTGAAGGCGTTCCCGCCGGCCTTGAATTAACTGAAGATTACATTGAGCAGCATCTTATTCGTCGCCAGAAAGGCTATGGCCGCGGCGGACGAATGGCCTTTGAAAAAGATCATGCAAATATTCAATCCGGTGTACGCTTTTCAAAAACCACCGGAGCCCCTATTGCTTTTTTGATGACCAACCGGGCCTATGAAAAAGATGACAGCAATTGGCCCATAGTAATGGCAAAAGACGGCGAGCGCGGTGACATTGAACGCATTACCCTTCCCCGCCCCGGACATGCCGATCTTGTAGGCGTCCAGAAGTATAAGTTTGATGATATCCGTCCGGTCATAGAGCGGTCAAGTGCAAGAGAAACAGCCATGCGTGTAGCTTGCTGTTCTGTTGCAAGAAAATTCCTGAAAGAACTTGGCATTGAGATTGGCGGCCATGTCATTCATTTGGGATCTATCGGATATGAAAACTGGAATGCTGTTCGGACTATTGCTGATCCTCTGGCCGATCAAGGTGCGGAATCCATTTATAAAGAAGCGGATGAATCAGACGTTCGCTGTCTTGATCCCGAACTCAGCGACCAGATGAGAGAAGAAATAAAAGTAAAACGAAAAGAAGGAACATCCCTTGGCGGTATTTATGAAATTATTGTCACAGGCCTTCCTGCCGGCCTCGGCAGCTACGTTCATTGGGATCGAAAACTGGACGGACTTTTAGCACAGGCTATCATGAGCACACAAGCGATGAAAGGAGTTGAAATCGGGCTTGGCTTCGATGCCGGAAAAACTCACGGACACAATGTGCATGATGAAATCATTCATGAAAACGGCTCCTTCAAGCGAAGAACCAACCGTCTCGGTGGAATTGAAGGCGGAATGACAACCGGCATGCCGATTATTTTAAGGGGTGTTATGAAGCCGATTCCAACCATGATCAAACCGCTGAAAACAGCAGACCTGGATACCAAAGAAGAGCAAGATACACGGTACGAAAGATCTGATGTTTGCGCACTGCCCAGGGCGGTTGTTGTTGCAGAAAGCGTTATTGCGCCCGTCCTTGCCAATGCTATCCTGGAAAAATTCGGTGGCGATTCAATGGAAGAAATTCTTGAACGTTATCATCATGAAGAATAA